A window of Aliarcobacter trophiarum LMG 25534 contains these coding sequences:
- a CDS encoding AAA family ATPase — MRTDLISQTEALVLSSILFNPSLIEDISIKLKPNDFYSLPHKDIYEAMLNLHSEDMPIDEDYIIKKLKKPINESILIKILSATPVTDIYKYVKCIKDDSLKRQFQNLSLELKKNSENENLSNDEIFQFLKDKQDEIRTNNIFTINKNCILDVVEKEPEFYLKNWLPIPLGTITIISAQGGTGKTWIVVQVALKFILENPNKKVFLWLSEDLESIVKHRMNSVCSDILDTKLDDRFKNITTTDTAPQPLLERDKGVYKMSYRFEQLKAELKDYDLIVLDPLLAFYGADENDNSQARLFMQPFMNWCKETNKSVVFLHHSNKPAGDNILSKTRGAGAFVDASRVCYEVNKVYQKDKKSLDLDLNSLHLRDIKLSKDNYGAIKHLKQFNVKRHITPQESSKKFVEIVFDNSALEIL; from the coding sequence ATGAGAACAGATTTAATAAGCCAAACAGAAGCTCTTGTATTATCAAGTATCTTATTTAATCCATCTTTGATAGAAGATATATCTATAAAGCTAAAACCTAATGATTTTTATTCTTTGCCCCATAAAGATATTTATGAAGCAATGTTAAATTTACATAGTGAAGATATGCCCATAGATGAAGATTATATTATCAAAAAGTTAAAAAAACCAATCAATGAATCTATACTTATAAAAATATTATCAGCAACACCTGTAACTGATATTTATAAATATGTAAAATGTATAAAAGATGATAGTTTAAAACGACAATTTCAAAATTTATCTTTAGAACTTAAAAAAAATAGTGAAAATGAAAACTTATCAAATGATGAGATATTTCAATTTTTAAAAGATAAACAAGATGAAATAAGAACTAATAATATTTTTACAATTAACAAGAATTGTATTCTTGATGTAGTTGAAAAAGAGCCTGAATTTTACCTAAAAAATTGGCTTCCTATTCCACTTGGAACTATAACTATTATATCAGCACAAGGTGGAACGGGAAAAACTTGGATTGTAGTACAAGTAGCTCTAAAATTTATTTTAGAAAATCCAAATAAAAAAGTATTTTTATGGCTTAGTGAAGATTTAGAAAGTATAGTAAAACATAGAATGAACTCTGTTTGTAGTGATATTCTTGATACAAAACTAGATGATAGATTTAAAAATATAACTACAACTGATACAGCTCCTCAACCTCTTTTAGAAAGAGATAAAGGTGTTTATAAAATGAGTTATAGGTTTGAGCAATTAAAAGCAGAATTAAAAGATTATGACTTAATTGTACTTGACCCACTTTTAGCTTTTTATGGAGCTGATGAAAATGACAACTCTCAAGCTAGATTATTTATGCAACCATTTATGAACTGGTGCAAAGAAACAAATAAATCTGTTGTATTTCTACATCATTCAAATAAACCAGCTGGAGATAATATATTAAGTAAAACTAGAGGTGCTGGAGCATTTGTTGATGCTTCAAGAGTTTGTTATGAAGTAAACAAAGTATATCAAAAAGATAAAAAATCTCTTGATTTAGATTTAAACTCTTTACATTTAAGAGATATAAAACTATCTAAAGATAACTATGGAGCTATAAAACATCTAAAACAGTTTAATGTAAAAAGACATATTACTCCTCAAGAGAGTTCTAAAAAATTTGTAGAGATTGTTTTTGATAACTCTGCTCTTGAAATATTATAA
- a CDS encoding lytic transglycosylase domain-containing protein: protein MIDTLFIEQCKNHIVPTKIVKMIVQEESSKNPYAVNVNKDGKSFISFIPKTKDEAITIAQSYINAGFSVDVGYMQLNSDNFKQLNTTLENALEPCKNIYLSSTIFYNFYKDTSKKDSSITRVQKSLSAYNTGSYELGFKNGYVAKYDKYFEEKYYKPVLIKNL from the coding sequence ATGATAGATACTTTATTTATAGAGCAATGTAAAAATCATATCGTTCCAACAAAAATAGTAAAAATGATTGTACAAGAAGAGAGTTCAAAAAATCCGTATGCAGTAAATGTAAATAAAGACGGAAAAAGCTTTATATCTTTTATTCCAAAAACAAAAGATGAAGCTATAACAATAGCACAAAGCTATATAAATGCTGGATTTAGTGTTGATGTTGGGTATATGCAGCTTAATAGTGATAACTTTAAGCAGCTTAACACAACTTTAGAAAATGCTTTAGAGCCTTGCAAAAACATCTATCTTTCAAGCACTATTTTTTATAACTTTTATAAAGATACTAGTAAAAAGGATAGTTCAATAACTAGAGTTCAAAAAAGTCTTAGTGCATACAATACAGGCTCTTATGAATTAGGCTTTAAAAATGGCTATGTAGCTAAATATGATAAGTATTTTGAAGAAAAATATTACAAGCCTGTACTAATCAAAAACTTATAA
- a CDS encoding toprim domain-containing protein: MALDADKEQVMNAISSLGFEVFRNGSFHWKSSNTPDMRIYKDGKIRCWTSSPFKDNKSNHGDLIDFIKLEYPRMNFIEAREKAHKLLNLELPSINSYKGYCSETIRKDGFINKEYIKEFEKQRIENFDRYKELLNETLPSLKFNKQKEIAQKYQIGYVKQSDRLIMPILDDYGNILTLWKYNKNPKPFIGNDGKEIKLSKVLFSKGRSRTTFNLANLREYGKDKSIEVYLCGGEKDVLNMVGNGYRAVTLGAENNDIPKEHLELFSGLKIIVAYDYDKAGKEGTLKMLDQLKDVAQSVKTWDWENEAKKYKLKLFNGFDMTDFLTQTVSKKKAFKLKDKSINNLKEMERL, translated from the coding sequence ATGGCTTTAGATGCAGATAAAGAACAAGTGATGAATGCAATTTCATCACTTGGTTTTGAAGTCTTTAGAAATGGAAGTTTTCATTGGAAGAGTTCAAATACTCCTGATATGAGAATATATAAAGATGGAAAAATTCGTTGTTGGACTTCATCACCATTTAAAGATAATAAAAGCAATCATGGGGATTTGATTGATTTTATAAAACTTGAATATCCTCGTATGAATTTTATTGAAGCAAGAGAAAAAGCTCACAAGCTGTTAAACTTAGAATTGCCCTCTATTAATTCATATAAAGGATATTGTTCAGAAACAATAAGAAAAGATGGTTTTATAAATAAAGAATACATAAAAGAATTTGAAAAGCAAAGGATAGAGAACTTTGATAGATATAAAGAGCTCTTAAATGAAACTCTACCTTCTTTAAAATTTAATAAACAGAAAGAAATTGCACAAAAATATCAAATTGGTTATGTAAAACAATCTGATAGATTAATTATGCCGATATTAGATGATTATGGAAATATCTTAACACTTTGGAAATATAATAAAAATCCAAAGCCCTTTATTGGTAATGATGGAAAAGAGATAAAACTATCAAAAGTTTTATTTTCTAAGGGTAGAAGTAGAACAACTTTTAATCTTGCAAATTTAAGAGAGTATGGAAAAGATAAATCTATTGAAGTGTATTTATGTGGTGGTGAAAAAGATGTTTTAAATATGGTTGGTAATGGTTACAGAGCTGTAACACTTGGAGCTGAAAATAATGATATTCCAAAAGAGCATTTAGAGCTATTTTCAGGCCTGAAAATCATAGTCGCTTATGACTATGACAAGGCTGGAAAAGAGGGAACTCTTAAAATGTTAGACCAATTAAAAGATGTTGCTCAAAGTGTGAAAACTTGGGATTGGGAAAATGAAGCTAAAAAATATAAATTAAAATTGTTTAATGGTTTTGATATGACTGATTTTTTAACACAAACTGTTAGTAAAAAAAAAGCCTTTAAGTTAAAAGATAAATCTATTAATAATCTTAAAGAGATGGAGAGATTATGA
- a CDS encoding TrbM/KikA/MpfK family conjugal transfer protein has translation MFKKIALTLLLSSFVFSSENSDNSSSPSDMLTGDTKLACEAILCLSSGQRPDECNESIQKYFSIKAKKPQDTIKARQNFLNLCPVDGADKKDEKFADLRDNVLPMTDGRECTAEALNQRIEVDSYESLGKYYTAYRVNPTVPSQCNSLYNHSYTDIKRPIYKCTGEFYTQLEWDLSSKLQQISYSEYRNLPSNLQHTIYYSDSDSGGYTVYYKKVPFSKTCWFKN, from the coding sequence ATGTTTAAGAAAATTGCATTAACTCTTTTATTGAGTAGCTTTGTTTTTAGTTCAGAAAATTCAGATAATTCGAGTAGTCCATCTGATATGCTAACAGGTGATACAAAATTAGCCTGTGAAGCAATTTTGTGTTTAAGTTCAGGACAAAGACCTGATGAATGTAATGAGAGTATTCAAAAGTATTTTAGTATCAAAGCTAAAAAACCACAAGATACAATCAAAGCAAGACAAAATTTTTTAAATCTTTGTCCTGTTGATGGTGCTGATAAAAAAGATGAGAAATTCGCAGATTTAAGAGATAATGTTTTACCTATGACTGATGGTAGAGAATGTACAGCAGAAGCATTAAATCAAAGAATAGAAGTTGATAGTTATGAAAGTTTAGGTAAATATTATACAGCTTACAGAGTAAACCCAACTGTACCAAGTCAATGTAACTCTTTATATAATCACTCTTATACAGATATAAAAAGACCTATTTATAAATGTACAGGTGAATTTTACACTCAATTAGAATGGGATTTAAGTTCTAAATTACAGCAAATTTCATATTCAGAATATAGAAATTTACCATCAAATTTACAACATACTATTTATTATAGTGATAGTGATTCAGGTGGTTATACAGTATATTACAAAAAAGTTCCATTTTCAAAAACTTGTTGGTTTAAAAACTAA
- a CDS encoding type IV secretory system conjugative DNA transfer family protein: MKNLNKKSILFFLFSVLFFTYLSSGLLIFFLNGYFSFNLFSQIANNYDLTFTYKSITRNYPRVWESIFYCFSFWSIAIGLLMYFGKNKKSLHGEARFSNKQEIEKMGLLQDKGLVVGKLDNGKLLKWKSSEFLALGAPTRSGKGVGIVIPNLMEWEESCVVLDIKQECFDFSSKYRRDILGQEVYLFNPFDFRTHRYNPLTYIDLMNETTRDNDLLDFVNLLYPADGDSTTVFFNQLAQNLFIGLAYLYRDLALTEKGQEFLKENELSLEWSMCGLLNLSAGFNLTIQNEEEEEEDTKISGLDETFEYLEHLELVSKGTKEKLESYFSIDSQNTKSGVMSSFNAPLMIYRNQPITTATAKSDFDLRDLRKKKMTIFIGITPDKLAIARPILNIFFSQLLSVNTKELPQKNPELKYTCLLLLDEFTSIGNMPILKKGVSYIAGFHLRILMIFQALSQLEAQKPDGYGKDGANTLLQNMGVKIYYTPNEFEEAEKISKRLGDTTYKAVSKSYNHGKMLEAGSSSHSVSEQRRALMLPQELMELPQSKALLMMNYQKPILCNKAFYYNDEYFISKFRQVSPYMRNIKNPTHKDWEKILQLNETNIDIPVQTMNVA, from the coding sequence ATGAAAAATCTGAATAAAAAAAGTATTTTGTTTTTTTTGTTTTCTGTTTTATTTTTCACTTACCTTTCAAGTGGTCTTTTAATCTTTTTTTTAAACGGTTATTTTAGTTTTAATCTTTTTAGCCAGATAGCCAATAATTATGATTTAACATTTACTTACAAGTCTATAACAAGAAATTATCCTAGAGTTTGGGAGTCAATTTTTTATTGTTTCTCTTTTTGGAGTATAGCAATTGGTCTTTTAATGTATTTTGGTAAAAATAAAAAAAGTCTACACGGTGAAGCTAGATTCTCAAATAAACAAGAAATTGAAAAGATGGGATTATTGCAAGATAAAGGTTTAGTTGTTGGCAAATTAGACAATGGAAAACTATTAAAATGGAAAAGTAGTGAGTTCTTAGCTTTAGGAGCTCCTACAAGAAGTGGTAAAGGGGTTGGTATTGTTATTCCAAATTTAATGGAATGGGAAGAAAGTTGTGTTGTTCTTGACATTAAACAAGAATGTTTCGATTTTTCAAGCAAATATCGTAGGGATATTTTAGGTCAAGAAGTTTATTTGTTTAATCCTTTTGACTTTAGAACTCATAGATATAATCCTTTGACATATATTGATTTAATGAATGAAACAACAAGGGATAATGATTTACTAGATTTTGTAAATTTGCTTTATCCAGCAGATGGTGATAGTACAACAGTATTTTTTAATCAATTGGCACAAAATCTTTTTATTGGACTTGCTTATCTTTATAGGGATTTAGCTTTAACCGAAAAAGGTCAAGAATTTTTGAAAGAAAATGAGCTTTCCCTTGAATGGTCAATGTGTGGTTTATTGAATTTAAGTGCTGGATTTAATCTAACAATTCAAAATGAAGAGGAAGAAGAAGAGGACACAAAAATTTCAGGTCTTGATGAAACTTTTGAATACTTAGAGCATTTAGAATTGGTTTCTAAAGGAACTAAAGAAAAATTAGAGAGTTATTTCTCAATAGATAGTCAAAATACAAAATCAGGGGTAATGAGTAGTTTCAATGCTCCTTTAATGATTTATAGAAATCAGCCAATTACAACAGCAACAGCAAAAAGTGATTTTGATTTAAGAGATTTAAGAAAAAAGAAAATGACTATTTTTATAGGTATTACTCCTGATAAATTAGCAATCGCAAGACCAATTTTAAATATCTTTTTTTCGCAGTTACTTAGTGTAAATACTAAAGAGTTACCCCAAAAGAATCCTGAATTAAAATATACTTGCCTTTTACTCTTAGATGAGTTTACAAGTATTGGAAATATGCCGATACTTAAAAAAGGTGTTTCATATATTGCTGGTTTCCATTTAAGAATTTTAATGATATTTCAAGCTTTATCACAACTTGAAGCACAAAAACCTGATGGTTATGGGAAAGATGGTGCAAATACATTACTTCAAAATATGGGTGTTAAGATTTATTATACACCTAATGAATTTGAAGAAGCCGAAAAAATATCTAAAAGATTGGGTGATACAACTTATAAAGCAGTTTCAAAATCATATAATCACGGAAAAATGCTTGAAGCTGGTAGCTCTTCGCATTCTGTTAGTGAACAAAGAAGAGCCTTAATGCTACCACAAGAATTGATGGAGTTACCACAAAGTAAAGCTCTATTAATGATGAATTATCAAAAGCCAATTTTATGTAATAAAGCCTTTTATTATAACGATGAATATTTTATTAGTAAATTTAGACAAGTTTCACCATATATGAGAAATATAAAAAATCCAACTCATAAAGATTGGGAAAAAATTCTCCAATTAAATGAAACTAATATTGATATTCCAGTTCAAACAATGAATGTAGCTTAA
- the virB11 gene encoding P-type DNA transfer ATPase VirB11, with protein sequence MNKDTENKSRSLEIKTKQLFSKYLEDDSINEICFNGDGSIWTQNSQGIWSEDKREISNSEMMSFGTPLASFKEDVLKANKPILSASLNDGERVQVIISPATKKGKVSVTIRKPSKVRYTFEDFKKQGLIKDYNYVYDPNFSDEQLLEASFKKEDWAIFLPLAVKYGLNLVIAGATGSGKTTFMKSLIDFIPLEERLITIEDTEEITFHNHKNFVQLFYPSEAKEGDPVTSATLLKSCLRMKPDRILLAELRGGETYDYLNVLNSGHGGSITSIHANSSKGAFTRLALMILQNPQGQKLPYEIIEKNLKDVIDVVIHIKCKNGVRYFSKGYYRGIENEKSE encoded by the coding sequence ATGAATAAAGATACAGAAAATAAATCAAGGTCTTTAGAAATAAAAACTAAACAATTATTTAGTAAATATTTAGAAGATGATAGTATAAATGAAATTTGTTTTAATGGTGATGGAAGTATTTGGACACAAAACAGTCAAGGAATATGGAGTGAAGATAAAAGAGAGATAAGCAATTCTGAAATGATGTCTTTTGGAACTCCACTTGCAAGTTTTAAAGAAGATGTTTTAAAAGCAAATAAACCGATATTAAGTGCTAGTTTAAATGATGGTGAGAGAGTTCAGGTTATTATCTCACCAGCAACAAAAAAAGGTAAAGTATCAGTAACTATAAGAAAACCATCAAAAGTAAGATATACCTTTGAAGATTTTAAAAAGCAAGGTTTAATTAAAGATTATAACTATGTTTATGACCCTAATTTTAGTGATGAACAATTGCTTGAAGCTTCTTTTAAAAAAGAGGATTGGGCTATTTTCTTACCACTAGCAGTTAAATATGGTTTAAATTTGGTAATTGCTGGAGCTACGGGAAGTGGAAAAACTACATTTATGAAATCTTTAATTGATTTTATACCACTAGAAGAGAGATTAATCACTATTGAAGATACAGAAGAGATAACTTTTCATAATCATAAGAACTTTGTTCAGCTCTTTTATCCAAGTGAAGCTAAAGAGGGCGACCCTGTTACAAGTGCGACTTTATTAAAAAGTTGTCTTAGAATGAAGCCTGATAGAATACTTCTAGCAGAGTTAAGAGGTGGCGAAACATACGATTATTTGAATGTTTTAAATAGTGGTCACGGTGGAAGTATTACATCAATTCACGCAAATAGTTCAAAAGGAGCTTTTACACGACTTGCTTTGATGATTTTACAAAATCCACAAGGACAAAAGTTACCTTATGAAATTATTGAGAAAAATCTAAAAGATGTTATTGATGTTGTAATTCATATCAAATGTAAAAATGGTGTAAGATATTTTAGCAAAGGTTATTATAGAGGTATTGAAAATGAAAAATCTGAATAA
- the virB10 gene encoding type IV secretion system protein VirB10: MQNNQENNHNEENQYQQENQVNHNFQNPNFGNNSSNTDLVGNKNSTVKKIQFYVGMIIGAIIILLIIVTLLKNVLGGKEEKDVKEVEATNVKSFKKVDLPKEEPQQNPFATNQEQQNPFQAEEEDIFSAVSKVTPPKPQIIKGTSGTMVNNQNGGGKTGTNSKSTVYDSQIDDLEKQKAHFLQMEQNFNKQQGSGGADFSGDTYSPMVAKLNEFNPDLLLPKGSYIGCSLDTRFVSAIAGSTSCTISQNVYSSNGNVLLIEKGSKLFGTYKGDQANDGTSRYFVVWQEVRTPQHLRIPLNSGASDELGGAGLEGEIDHKWLMRFGSSIMLSAVDDLFNVLASELTSNKSNNNSGTQIDYTENSRDNASNIASIALEKFINIKPTVYKQHGDLVGVYVNRDVDFSQVYKLTKK, translated from the coding sequence ATGCAAAATAATCAGGAAAATAATCACAATGAAGAAAATCAATACCAACAGGAAAATCAAGTAAATCATAATTTTCAAAATCCAAATTTTGGCAATAACTCTTCAAATACTGATTTAGTTGGAAATAAAAATTCAACTGTTAAAAAAATCCAATTTTATGTTGGTATGATAATTGGAGCAATAATTATTCTTTTAATTATTGTTACTTTACTTAAAAATGTTTTAGGTGGAAAAGAGGAAAAAGATGTTAAAGAGGTTGAAGCAACAAATGTTAAAAGCTTTAAAAAAGTTGATTTACCTAAAGAAGAGCCACAACAAAACCCTTTTGCAACAAATCAAGAACAGCAAAATCCTTTTCAGGCAGAAGAAGAGGATATTTTTTCAGCAGTTTCAAAAGTTACTCCTCCAAAACCACAAATTATTAAGGGTACATCAGGAACGATGGTTAATAATCAAAATGGTGGTGGGAAAACAGGTACAAATAGTAAGAGTACAGTTTATGATTCACAAATTGATGATTTAGAAAAACAAAAAGCACATTTTTTACAAATGGAGCAAAATTTCAATAAACAACAAGGAAGTGGTGGAGCAGATTTTAGTGGTGATACTTATAGCCCAATGGTTGCTAAATTAAATGAATTTAATCCTGATTTACTTTTACCAAAAGGTAGTTATATTGGTTGTTCTCTTGATACAAGATTTGTTTCTGCAATTGCTGGAAGTACATCTTGTACAATTAGCCAAAATGTTTATTCTTCAAATGGAAATGTTTTATTGATTGAAAAAGGCTCTAAGCTTTTTGGAACTTATAAAGGCGACCAAGCAAACGATGGAACATCAAGATATTTTGTAGTATGGCAAGAGGTAAGAACTCCACAACATTTAAGAATTCCTCTTAATAGTGGTGCTAGTGATGAACTGGGTGGTGCTGGTTTAGAGGGTGAAATCGACCATAAATGGTTAATGAGATTTGGAAGTTCAATAATGCTATCAGCAGTTGATGATTTATTCAATGTTTTAGCTTCTGAACTTACTAGCAATAAATCAAATAATAATTCAGGTACTCAAATTGATTATACTGAAAATTCAAGGGATAATGCTTCAAACATCGCTTCAATTGCTCTTGAAAAATTCATAAATATCAAACCAACTGTTTATAAACAACACGGTGATTTAGTTGGTGTTTATGTAAATCGTGATGTTGATTTTTCACAAGTATATAAATTAACAAAGAAGTAA